A segment of the Gossypium hirsutum isolate 1008001.06 chromosome D10, Gossypium_hirsutum_v2.1, whole genome shotgun sequence genome:
GTAGGAATTTTGTGGGTTTACAGCTTAAAAAATTGGTGGTTTCAGCTAGATTTTAGTAATTGCTAGTGGATTTATGAAATGGGGTTATTGTTGATTGTTAAACAATGGAGGAAATTTATGGGTTTATAGCTTAAAATTGGTGGTTTTAGCTGGATTTTAGTATTTGCTAGTGGATTAATGAAATGGGGTGATTGTTGATTATTAAACAATGGAAGAAATTTATGGGTTTACAGCATAAAATTGGCGGCTTTTAGTTATTGCTACTGGATAATGAAATGGGGTAATTGTTGATTAAACTATGGAGGAATATGTAATAAGAAAACCATACCTAAATCTCCTTGTTTAGCAGCAATGTGAAAAGCATCAAAACCATTTCTAGCTTTGATCCCAGCATCTGTAAGATCATAATAGTTAATCATCTCCTCGACCAAATTGACATAACTGTATTCAGCGGCGACATATAAGGCGGTTTCGCCGGATTGGTTCTGTTTAGGCAACAGCTCTTTAAGTTCATCCGGCCCAGTGTTTTTCAATATTTCAGACATGGCAGTAAGATTTCTAGCTCTTGCAGCAGCATGTATAAAATTTTTACTTATAGTTATAATGTTATGATGACATGCTTCAACTAATCAGTTTCTTATCGaatattgaaaaaaagaagaaaaggaaaaggaatcatttctctccttttttttacaCCTTTTTCTTGTCTACCAAACACGGCTGCTAGAAGCTTAACATTCATCGTGTAGTGTATTTCATTTTTCAGTTTGCTCTTATATGTGTTTTAGTTTTGTTTGGTTGTAATAGATAAACTGGACGACGCGCATATCCTTAGGTGCAGGGATGCCTTCACATTTTTGAAACTAGTACAAGTAAACGTAATTTGAAAGTTAGTCCTTTACAGTTTTAGCAACAATGATGAACTTGTCCTATGGTAGTTGAATTCACTTGCAATTTCAGAAACTGGATTTCTTCTTATAAAGCTTTTTAGACACTGCCAGAAATTTCAGAGGTTAGCATCTAGTAGCTTACAAATTTTAATAACTATTTAGTTTCGTTaactgttttaaaatttaaaacttaggtAAGTAATCCTTAGAATTTAGGATCTAGGTTAAGTAATGTTGGTCTTCTTTAGAACTTAGGTAAGTTAAAATAACCATATGAAATCCTTAGCATGTGATCAAAAGGGGCTTCTATCTTTTGCTGTCCAAACATTAGAAATCAGATAGTTTAAGCTACAATTCTTTTTTCTATATGCTATTGGTATTCTCAGAAGTTACTGCaagcaaataataaaaatataaaattcatatttatgatttaaaatgagaaaatgatataAGGAAATTCAAACATAATGGCTGTACTTAGAATAAAATCATATGAAACTGAATCATGCATTTCTAtattcatgaaaatgatgttcTTAATTCTTCAGAAGCATTACTTTGTTTTTGTATCCAAAATGAAAgatttgcttcttcttcttcttttttcttttttttttttttgctttaaatgCAATAAGGCAAAAAGTATAATGCAAAATTAACAACTTAAAAGAGCTTCAGAAATTACATCTTTTCTAGAATGGTGAGAGGTTAATGTTGACTTTGGGTTCTCTATTCTTGGTGAGCTTTTATTTTAGGTCAAAGAACAGTTTACaataaatttattctattttgttgTAAGGTTTTCTTAACTATTTATCTCAAATTATTTACATCATCATGATTAAATTTTGTTTATGTTAAAGAAGGGAACAATTGTTGTTTCTCAAAACATAATCTAGCATCTTCTCTATAATTGGAGTTTTAGGAATGTGCAATGTTTCTCTCCCTTTTTTAAATAGGTTCTTGGATTATTCAGTTTCCATAAATTAACTCATTAAGATCTCTATTAACTATGATCAATATATTTATTGAAGTATTGGTACAAAAAAGTAgctaaatttctcaaaaaattattaatgcaattataattagcttgatatgtatgtatgcactttagtcatggtaacttttagtcatatatgtgatcttatgaaaatcttgcatcttttttgtagtgatcaaatatttgtatggcattattttgtgtagatggatcgtaatCAAGAACAAAATGCAATTGTCGGAGTcgtggcttcagttttagctttttgggctctttggattaaaaaattaaaaactatgaAGGAAATTGCTTCTCACCCTCGTGTGAATCGATATTacgaaagagaaaattatattaatagtattttatatagtggtgaccggcattgtattgatgtgataaggATGAGATCGATCgccttttttaatttgtgtgatattcttagtaggaataatttgttacaatcaTCTAAATCTGTGAATATTAtggagcaagtagttatatttttacatataattggtcataacgtaaggtttcgagtgattggatctagatattatagatcaactgagacagttggatctagatattatagatcaattgAGACAATTCACCgttactttagggttgtattgagagctattttaaaattgtataaactagttattagattacctgatgagtcaactcctagtgaaatcagaaacaatccaaggttttatccttaatttaaagattgtattggagcagTAGATGGAACTCATGTTCATGCATCTGTTCCACTTAGCATTCAAGGAAGATTTCATAGCCGTAAAGGGGGGACGACAGAAAATGTATTGGCTtccattacatttgatttgaaaattttcaattttctagctggttgggaaggtagtgcacatgattctcgtattttaagtgatgcattttcacgcccaagaggattaagaattcTGGAAGGtaataattatcattaaataccaaatagttctagtaagctcataatttattagtattaattatattttgtaaaattgtagataaatattatcttgctgatgctggatatggcatccgaaatggatatattaccccatatcatagtgtccgatatcatttaaaagagtttagtgctcaggggcctgaaaatgcaaaggaactctttaatcttcgtcattcatcattacgaatcactattgaacgtgtttttgggattttgaagaaacggtTTTGTGTATTAGATgttgaaccattttggaattttcaaactcaagtagatatagttttggcttgttgtatcattcataatcatataataggagttgatcctagtgatttacttaatcaaggattatacgaAGAGCCTGAGTCTGATTTGATAATACCAACTCTTACGGagcgagaagaaagagaagaagcaagagaatggtctgctaagagagaCGAAATTGTACAAACTATGTGGACTAATTATATGGTtagaaatattaggtaggtttaaggcttagggttattgtttctatattatgtatgtttaatattaaaaattgttttttttgttaatgttggttggataatgatatGTTCTTCCATTTTAGtttgttggattttgaaattattatgtcgaatttgttagatattgattatgttttgagcttgttagatattgaatttattatgttttaagcttgttggatattgaaatgattgacaatgacaattattaATGCAGAATGGGTAAGGGAAACAAAGAAGGGACCTCTaagcaattcaggtggacaaaaccaatggaacatctttttcttgaaattctagcagaggAGGCCCAGAGAGGAAATAAGCTTTCTAATACTTTCAAAGCAAtttctattaatcgagttgtCGAAGCTATTTTTAAAAGATTTCAAGTTCAATGCGATGCGaagcatgtggaaaatcatttgaggatTGTAAAAAAACTATTGGCAGATTATATGCACAATTCTGGGTGAAAGTGATTTTGGATGGgattataacatgaaaatgatcacatgtgataaAGCGACATATAATGCagcagtgatggtaatatatgtatatatattttaagtatatttcaattgttttttacttgttattctaattgtgtataatatccaataggcacacaagaagtatgaaccatttttgaataaaagcattggtcattatgatgaaatggctttggttgttggcaaagatatggcaacatggagttttgccagaacatttgttgacatagatttggatgatgatAACCAAGATTCAGTGCCTGTAGACTGCGACAATGAAGAGGctgaagaggtaagaacaaaagTATCTTCATCTAgcacatccaaacgtaaaagaaaaaatattcaagaaaatgtcgttgatgaaaaaattaaatttgtgggtgaacaacttggcaaaattgctaatgctttggaacaatttactgcggataagacaccacatctttacgaagaagtgatgtcgatggaggaagaaggatttgatgatgacttcttGTGTTCTGTTTTTGATTATCTAGTGAGTCATGAATCCCAGACCAAAgcctttttagttaaaagtaagaagcataaaaaaaatttggcttcaaaaattttctcaaggttaAAGATATTGGTacttttatgtggtgtaatattagttatgcacttggacaatgttgtttttttttttgaaatttcaactaagataaaataaaataaaaagagccAAATAGGCTTAATAGTCCACTTTGGAAAACTTGAAACAAAACTAATAAATTAAACAGAACAGGCCTTCAACGTATTGGCCCAAAACTCAAAAGAAACCTGATAAGTTGGCCCTAAGAAAACAAGAAATAatgataaagaaaaagaatgcTTCTAGAAATCTCAGTTGAACAGGAAACAGCTGGCCTCCATTACCTTTTCATTTCCCATCACCAACACAGCCTTTAATATTAGCAGATTTCTCCAAATCTTTTTGCCTTCTGCTACTTCTTCCAATAGTCACCTCTTTTCTCTCAATCTTGATATCTTGGACTCACCCTCTCTGCTGCTCGTCGGACGGTAACCGGAATCGCCCCAACCAGGTAATGTCCTTCTCCCTTCTTTAATGCTTCTGTTGCAACCAAATGGGCATAAATATTTTCTGTTCTAGGAATATAACAAAAACTGATACTGTTAAAATTGGTTTTAATCTCTTGAATATCTTTGATGATTGCTCTGATGATCGATATGTCTTGTTCTGAACTTTGACACTTTTTGATAATCGTTTTCGAAACTCCTATTATTTGTAAATCTTTAAACCTCATAGACCTTCCTAACTCTAAGGCTTGTAACCCTGCATATGCCTCTTTCGCGAATGGAGTTGCTATGTTGGTATGGATTACTGACTTTGAGGCCAAAATCTCCCCTCCCTCGCCTCGAACAATCAATCCCAAAGCAGATCTTGCGTGTTGCTGATCAAAGGTCGCATCAAAGTAGACTGATGTGCTCGTTCTTCTCTCTTCAATTCTCAGACCACCATTTCCAGCCAAGATGAGTTTCTTCTCCTCAATTCCTCTTAGTTCGGagataaaatctaaaattttaatagaaatgtccCTGCTTGTTGATTGTCTGTTTTCATAAACAAATTTGTTCCTGCTTGTCCAGATGATCCAAAGCCCGTAACAGAAAAGTCGGCACTGTTCATTTGACCCGCGACAAAAAACCCATGTAAGCCAGTTCCATAAAGTATCTTGAGTATTATTGAGTATCCAAGATAACTGTGTGAGTCTCCAAATTTCTTTTGTTGTAGGACATCCACGAAAAATATGGTTACAGTCCTCCTCTTCCAGGTTGCATCGGGGACATCGAGCATCAGCAACTGTTTGTTTGATCTTCAGATTAGCAAAAGTAGGAATGTAATTCCAAGAGATTCCCTATATTGTAATTTTGATTTTCGGGGGAATTTgtaaattccataattttttgtaaaaagCTTTAGTCTCGGTTTGTAAATTAATAGGATTTTGAGTACCTCCTGTAATAGTTTGTAGGCGCTTCGAACCGAAAAATTGCCAAAAGGTTCTCCTCTCCAGACTTGAAAATCTTCATTTGCTGACGTTGCCAATGGAATCTGCAAGATCTTTTTAGCAACTTCCGCATTGAAGGTATTAGAAATAATATCATCTTTCCACTCTCTACTATCTGCATCAATCAAATCTGAAACTAATGTAATATTTCCATTTCTCTGATGATTTTGCAATCTGTCTTCTTCATTGCCTGAAATCCAGAGGTCCTCCCAAataaaaatacgatcccttttgcCAACCCTCCAGCAAAGTCCTTCTTCCAGAATACCTTTTGCCGACCAGATACTCTTCCAGGTAAGCGAAGGTAAATTTCCTAATTGAGTTGTTAGAAAACACGCATTCAGATAGTATTTAGCTTTCAATACTCGGGCTAACAAAGAATCTGGAAAATTAATAAGACGCCAACCCTGTTTAGctaataatgcaatattaaatTTATCAAGTTTTCTAAAACCAAGGCCACCTGCTTCTTTCAAGACACACACATCCTTCCACGCACACCAATGAATCCCCTTCTTTCCCCGATTTTTCTCCTACCAGAATCTAGCTATTATACCTTCCAACTCGTTACATAGGGACTTAGGAAGTAGAAAACACGCCATAGAATAGGTTGGAATGGACTATAATACTGCCTTAATGAAAACCTCTTTTCCACCTTGAGAAAGGTACTTAACACTCCAATTGTCAATTCTTTGTTTTAATCTGTCCTTCAGACTTTGAAAAGCTGCTTTCTTTCCTCTACCCACTAAATTTGGAAGTCCTAAATACTTTTCTGGATTATTCGAGCTACGAACACCAAGCATCCGAACAATTACCCTTTTTTCTTCCTCCTGCGTATTTGTACTGAAAAAAATTGTGGATTTGTTATAATTAACGCATTGACCCGAActtagctcataatcctttaaataCTCTTCAACGCAGTAGCTCCTCTCTCTGTGACTTCTCCAAACAAAATGCAATCATCCGTAAATAACAAATGTGAAATTTGCGGACCATTTCTACTAACCTTCACTCCTCGAATTAAATTTCCTTCCGTTGCTTGCCTTAAAAGACTAGAAAGTCCTTTTccacaaaatagaaataaaaatgggCTCAAAGGAGCTCCTTGTCTAAGGCCTCTTGACGGGAAAAATCTTTCTCCAATGACACCATTAAGAACCACTGAATATGATACTGTTGAAATACATTTCATCAACATGTCAACCCACTCTGAATCAAACCctaatttcttcattattttttcaagacaatgttgttgttattatgtggtgtactattaattatgcatttggataatattta
Coding sequences within it:
- the LOC107914706 gene encoding uncharacterized protein isoform X1 yields the protein MNSFRKTFSKHSGSHFLSVHQPPPHLCLIISISQLRLPSSSFCSIDRFSTISSAATYKAVSPDWFCLGNSSLSSSGPVFFNISDMAMDRNQEQNAIVGVVASVLAFWALWIKKLKTMKEIASHPRVNRYYERENYINSILYSGDRHCIDVIRMRSIAFFNLCDILSRNNLLQSSKSVNIMEQVVIFLHIIGHNVRFRVIGSRYYRSTETVGSRYYRSIETIHRYFRVVLRAILKLYKLVIRLPDESTPSEIRNNPRFYP